TTGCAGATCCAGTGAACTGGATGTTTTCATATATAAATCCAGTATATGGACCATGCGCATCTGCAACTAACTCATCAGGTTCTTGCTCAGGTTGAGGTGGATGCATTAGAGGATATCGATCTTGGTTATTTCGTCCAGGAACAGTGTAGGGTGTATCCCCGACACCGTCATTGTTTTCATCGATGCCAGTATAATCGCTCCAGTAGTTCCCATACGTTCCATCATCCCACTGAGTCGGTTCTGTGTCGTAGCTGTTGTCATCATTCATAAAAGTATTATGGTGAAGAGTGTTGTACGTACTTTGCATAGAGAGAGTGATACCCCGTCTGAGATTATTACTGATATTATTATATGAAAAGATGTTGTTGTTACTTCCGTGACTGACCCAAACACCATCGATAAAATTTGCAGTGATCTTGTTGTTCTTGAGAACATTATACGATGAACTCAGTAAAATGTACATACCGCCAGTATTGTAGGTAATGGTACAGTTTGTTAGTATATTATGGTTTGATGTTTGAAGAAATATTCCTTGATTTTGATTGAACGAAAGAGTATTGCGATTGATTGTATGGTTGCATGATTTTAAAAGATACAGTCCATGGCGAGTGCTATTGGTTATCGTATTATATGCTACTATGTTTCTATGTGAGTATAAGAGGCTAATGCCATCCCAATAACTCTTTGATATAACATTATTACAAATGTGATTATGCTGTGAGAGACGGCTATAGACACCGAAGCCATTGTTGAGAATAACATTGTTTTTTATATCACATTTGGTACTATTCCAGATTTCGATTCCTATTGATGTGTTTGATAGATTTTGATTCTTGACAGAAATATTCCGGCAGTTAATTAATACAACCTGACCCGCAGAATCTTTCATGTCGATGGTAACATTTTCTGTTCGTTCGAGATAGACCAGTGGTTTTTCATTAACGTAATTTGATTGGACGATGTTGTTTTCGGAATTAAGAACAGCAAGCCCATCATTTGTAAACGTATTAGAGCAAAGAGATATGTTACATGCGTTGGTGAGAACGACGCCATCGAGATTGTTGGTAAACTGATTTCCTGTAATTAGGATCTTGTTGGATTGGTCAATAGAAAGAGCAGTACCTTTATTTGCTGAAAAAAGATTGTTCGTGATCGAGTTATTATGGCTTCCTGCATTTATCATGAAACCAATTCCTGAGGTTCCTTGGTTAGCATATATCTGATTATGTGATATTGTATTGTTGGTGGATTCTGCTAGCCTGATGCCATAATTATTTTTCGTAATAGTATTTTGAGTTATGAGAGAGGTTGTTGTTTTGAATTCAAGAAGTATGCCGTTTTTTGTATGATTTGCGATAGTGTTGTATGTGATAATTGTTTGATGGCATGCTCTGAGATAAATACCATCTTCACAGTTAGATAGTATGCTATTATGTGATATCGTGTTGTTCATACTTCCAAAAATAAAGATATCTCGATAAATATTTGATGAGAATGTAGTATTGAGTATCTTGTTATGATCGGCAGAGTATTCTAACCAAATGCCGAATTGAGTGTTTGTGATACTAATATTTGATATGAGAAGATTCTTTGTTGAATATCCATATATCCCGCTGTTTGGCCACGCTGCTGCATTTTTAAGAGTTACATGTGAGATAGTTACTTCATTGCTTGCCACTGTGATGACATTTCCAAGATTCATGGCATCGATAACGGTTGTCTGCTCTCGTTCTCCCAAAATAGTAAGTGGTTTGGAAAGGATGATTCGTTCATAATAAATTCCATTTCTAATATATATAGAATCATAGGGTTGTGCCGCGTCAATTGCTTGCTGTATCGTTGGAAAATCATCTGGTACATACCAAACGTTTGTTGGGTTTGTTGGTGAAGTAAAACTATGATCTGAAATTGGTGTTCGAGCAAGACCTGGAGTTATTATAAATACTTGTACTAAAACAACAATAAAGAATTTATAGAAATTAGGTACATTGTTCATCATATAATCCCCCTAAGAATATAGTTATATCTGTGTTCTTAGGATATATTTATATTTTTTTATAAAATAATGATTATGAAAAAATAAGGTAGTTTTCTGGTGATGTATGTTGTACAAGTTCTCAGAAAAAATCATTGTGAAAAGTAGAAAGGTAGTAATAATTGATGGTTGATTGCATCGTGATAAGTTATGAAAGTATTAGTACTATACTACTCAAAAACAGGAAATACGAAGAAATTAGCTGATGCGATAGCTGATGGAGTTCGCCAGGTTGATAATATCATATGTGTTATAAAATCAACCGGTGAGGTGACCAAAGAAGATTTTATTTCTGCCGATGGAATCATCGCAGGATCACCGGTCTACTACGGTACAATGGCTTCAGAATTAAAAAGTGTGTTTGATCGGTTTGTCAGCATTCGGAACAAGATGCAAGATAAAATCGGGGCAGCCTTTGCAACCTCCGCTGACCAATCCGGTGGCAAAGAAACAACCTTACTCTCCATCATCCAGGCAATGCTGATTAACGGCATGATTATCGTGGGTGACCCACTTGATGCGTCAGGACATTACGGCGTGTCATGTACTGGAGCTCCTGACAAAGAAACCATTGAAAATGCACGTAAGCTTGGCAAACGGGTTGCCCTCTTGATCAAACAGTTAAAAAAATAAGAGAAAGGAAGTTT
The Candidatus Thermoplasmatota archaeon DNA segment above includes these coding regions:
- a CDS encoding NosD domain-containing protein, translated to MMNNVPNFYKFFIVVLVQVFIITPGLARTPISDHSFTSPTNPTNVWYVPDDFPTIQQAIDAAQPYDSIYIRNGIYYERIILSKPLTILGEREQTTVIDAMNLGNVITVASNEVTISHVTLKNAAAWPNSGIYGYSTKNLLISNISITNTQFGIWLEYSADHNKILNTTFSSNIYRDIFIFGSMNNTISHNSILSNCEDGIYLRACHQTIITYNTIANHTKNGILLEFKTTTSLITQNTITKNNYGIRLAESTNNTISHNQIYANQGTSGIGFMINAGSHNNSITNNLFSANKGTALSIDQSNKILITGNQFTNNLDGVVLTNACNISLCSNTFTNDGLAVLNSENNIVQSNYVNEKPLVYLERTENVTIDMKDSAGQVVLINCRNISVKNQNLSNTSIGIEIWNSTKCDIKNNVILNNGFGVYSRLSQHNHICNNVISKSYWDGISLLYSHRNIVAYNTITNSTRHGLYLLKSCNHTINRNTLSFNQNQGIFLQTSNHNILTNCTITYNTGGMYILLSSSYNVLKNNKITANFIDGVWVSHGSNNNIFSYNNISNNLRRGITLSMQSTYNTLHHNTFMNDDNSYDTEPTQWDDGTYGNYWSDYTGIDENNDGVGDTPYTVPGRNNQDRYPLMHPPQPEQEPDELVADAHGPYTGFIYENIQFTGSATGGVPSYSYSWNFGDGTLSKEQNPIHSYDTEGRYTITLTVTDQHGTVAQNTTTATILQKPCEIQITNIKGGFGITATVKNIGTTAQENIPWSIQLRGGIILMNKDIQGTISSLDPGHETQIKSGLILGLGKPTITITAGCTTEKRLGTLLFCFIGNIQ
- a CDS encoding NAD(P)H-dependent oxidoreductase, which translates into the protein MKVLVLYYSKTGNTKKLADAIADGVRQVDNIICVIKSTGEVTKEDFISADGIIAGSPVYYGTMASELKSVFDRFVSIRNKMQDKIGAAFATSADQSGGKETTLLSIIQAMLINGMIIVGDPLDASGHYGVSCTGAPDKETIENARKLGKRVALLIKQLKK